ttccttctacCTTAACATCTTCTACTTCTGTACTTTACAAGTGTACCTCATCAATCCTATAGCTACCATTGAATTACCATGcaagataagaaagaaaagagaaaaacaaacaaagaaaataattgtacTTACCCTTTTCCTCTTTAGAATATGGAACAGAAACTTTATCATCAGGGTTAAATCTAGGcccaatttaaactttatttagTAGAGACCTAAAGGGCAGTTTACTATGGAATAATGAACAAAAAGgacaaaggaagaagaatggCAGCTACGTACTTGTTGGTTTTGCCACCGTTTATTACAAGGTCAGAATCATGGGAGGCTTCCAAATTCTCCACTGCTGGAGATTCATTTTCCGTTTCATTTCTGATGCTATCACAATTTTTCCTCTCAAGATTCGAATCATCCAACCAATCTTCGTTAGTGTCCTCTACACAGACCTTGCTTCTAATTCTGTTGCATTTGTCTTCATGAAAATCAACCTTTTCACTTCCTAATGATGGAGCTTTGGATCCACTTTTTTCACACGTACCTACACTTCCCTGAGCTGATAGTACAGGAGAAATCTGATCTTCTCCATGAGAACTTGTAGTCTCTGTCATGCTGGTATACGTGCgtacaaattttgaatttgaacacGGGTTGCACTCGAGAACTGCAGTCGCTATATTTGATGGATGAAAGGAAGGTCTTTTGGAGATTGGAGTGCTAGAAGGACGAGGAACAGTTTCGACGTGTTTGTTTGTGAAGGAGGATTCGGGAAGAGATGACTCGGTGCAGGGATATTCATTCCAAGGCATAGAGCCTCTGAATGGACAATCTGCTACTGGACGTTGACATGGAGAGCTGAAGTTAAATTCTTTCTCAAACGACCAGGTTTTAAATGTCTGTGGTTTTTCCATGAAAGGAGAGTTTGTGTGATGGACTGGATTGGATTTCGATGAATTTGATTCTCTCACATACTTTTTTGGCTCTTCGTCCTTGATTTTGTAATGTGGGTCCCTGGAGTAAATACTGTTAACGCTGTAACTATTCCCAGGGCCAGCATCATCATCCATCGCTCTTCTCATGCTCTGTTTCGGATTTGAGTTTAGTGGTGTGCTATCGAATGGCTCACCCCTAACTGAAATACATAGCAGAGAAGAAAAGCCAGTCGACTTGTTCTGATCAGcatgagaagaaaatgagagagtatatatatgcatatatgtGCTCTCCAACAAACTGAGTTTGAAGCTTGTTTTATAAGAAGCAAACTCATATCACCTGCACTGGTTGAACAAGACTCTTCACTGCCAAAAAGGTGAAGTCTGACACATCAGTCGGAGTGAGAGGAAAGgaagacaataaaaataaaagaagttgTTTTACTGACCTCAACAAGCTGAAGTTGTCTGTGACATCGTCTTCCATAGAGCAAAACCAATCTCGTTGATGCGTTTTGTCCTGTAAATCAGAAATCCTTGTGGCTTTCGGATTCCTGATAACACAGACAAAACTTGCCCAATAAGTATATGCTTTACCCACCTCAATAACATTCtatgtgaaattttgaataccTTTTTACATCCGCCattaaatcataatcataTCCATAGGTATGGTGCTTCAAGCTTGACTCGACAGGATCTAATTACAAAAGATCAAGCTTTTAAGTGTCCATCAGGTTATTACTGGGAGcttcaaaaaaatttgaacttctcattgaaataaaatgtcaagaactaaacgaaggaaaagaaaggaagaaaaagcaTTAAAGATTTCCTAGCCAAATTACGAGAAGCGCACGTTGGACATCATCCAACACATGAATTTTGATGGATACAAGCAAGCAGATGATACCCTACAGAGTCACTAACATAAACACGGTTACACATTCTAGTAGGTTTTCAATATTGGTAGAAAAATTCTTGACAATAAACGAGGCATAATCTACTCAATTGATTGTTTCACCAGAGCAAATTAATCATAGAGAAGAGAAAACTCACTAAACATCTACGTAGATTCTCTAATTTTAGTATTACTGTTATTattctatatatgtatgtatacatTTCTTCTTGGGGGGATTACCAAATAAGTTGAATTTGTCCATTATTCTTGTAGCACCTGCAACTCtgcacatatatatttaattcagaataaagttttctttacTTTGGGAAAACCTTAGAAATTAGCTTTCATCGACATAAACCTCTTTTTTGGTAGATACGGGCTGCCAAATGCCTTTCCTGATATATCATACTTCTCATAGTTCAAAAAATCAGACGGAACGCTACcaatttcattaaaatgaGTCTTTTCGAAGAGATCACATTCCATCTCCCCGAGAAAGTTGTCGTTTAAGAAGTTAAATCCACCTAGTAGAAGATAGTGAGATAAAATAGCTTAAAAGGAAAACTAATAATCAGATTATTTGACACGGGGAGGATAAGCAGCAGAAGTCTGTGGAATAGTACAATACCAGTTGACAAatacagagaaaaaaaatgataaactatCTTTAAGGattacttgaaaacaaaatcaaatttcgtTGATGCATGTTCCAATTGGAACATTAAGAGGAAAAAGTGAATTTGAAGGATAAAACTCTCAAAGATACAAGAAACTTGGTTGTAATAAATGAACCAACTTGCACCAAACCTTGACAAAGATGAataagagaacaaaaaaaattacctcCATATCCATCTCTTTCTCCATCCGTGCCATCAAAGATAGTTCTACTACTatgttcatttcttttacaatcTTCAACGGAACGGAAATGGGTCTTAGTAGgtgttttcttctttggaTTATCACACGTATCCATCATGTCAAAGGAATAATTTAAAGAACCATCATCACAGTGCATTTTGATATCCTGCATTTTGTGTATCAATATGATCATTGATAATTTCAAGATAACTAAGAACACGTTAAGGATACTCTACTCTAACTGAAAATTATGAGACTCAAATTATCAATGTTAGAATTTACGGAAGTATTTACCCTAATTTCATTTCCAATgttgtctatttatttttcccttgTATCTTTTGGTaatattagaaattaataaggaAGTCAGATCATGGTTTTTCTCTCGGTACTCGAATTTTCACGTAACTCCCTGTCTATTTTCTTTACCACTCttaataattaacttaaagAAATACAACAGATAGACATTATTTAACTTCTAGAGAATAATGTACAGATAACTTTATAGCACGCTTTTCCATTTAGAGGCAGAACAccaataatttgaatttaaagacAGAACTCCATGAGGTGCCAGAATCTAAGCAGAACATACAAGATAACGAGAAAAAGACCGCTAGGAGTAGAAGAATCCAATCTTATAGCTCCACCAGAAAAAATTGATAGCATGCGAATTAtatgaaatcaaacaaatgtAGCAAGATGCATCTCAAAATGCTCTTACTCCTTCAAGTTCAAAGTCATCCAACACTTTGGTGTTCTTAGAGGGGTTCCAAGGTCGCACTCTCTCAAGATGAGATGAGAAGCCATAAGAAAAGCTTCTGCCATCGCAGTGGGAAATATTTATTAGGCTGAAATTTAATCTCATATGTtctagttttataattttaatcaaggatattttttatggtCATGAAACGAGCATATACCTGCTGGCATGCTGCGGGGAACATGCTGGTGTTTCTGTTCCGACTCTGCCCAAACCTGACAAAAATGCATTATCATTAGAAACTGTCCGGAGAAATGGCAATCCTGTACCTTTAGTTtcaaatcatcaaaatttgaaccaCTTTAACTTGGTATACTAGCTGAGTTGTGTAGTGGTAAAATGCTTTAagattgttttatttgtaattgGGATCAGAGAGAGTTTCTGTGAATCAAGACATTCTTCAGTCTAAAGAGTCTACCAGCAGAATGAATTTGGTTTAGACCCCCTTAAAATCAACCATCAGAATAGGGCAAGGTCATGAATCCTAAATTAAATGTCCTCTAATTAGTAGTCTGTACCATCGACTGAAAATGCAACATGAGCTTCTTTCAGAGGACTTCCTTCGTATTTAACAGCCATTCCATCATCCCCAAGCAAATCAAATACAGAAAGACCTGACAAACGGGAATGTTAGAGTTCGGGCACAAATTTTTTAACCAAAAGTATTGGGAGCAGCTGATGGCAAAAGGCAagtaacaattaaaaaataaaaagcaaggTTATATACCATGGCAGCTCTTATAATGAACAGTTCCAGTGTCAACTTCAGCAAAGCCCAATGTAGAAGGAAAAAGGATGGAAAATAGCAAGAGTTCAATGAGTTTTGCCAGGGCTTACTTTGCTCAACAGATATCTTCCCCTGTTCTGATTGAGAATCTACTTTGTTCTTAGCGGTATTACCATTGTTGGGATCATTACTTACATTTCTGCTAaagtggaaaaaaataaatgttttatttagcaAAAATTCTGCAAACAATagtaaatctaaaattttgaatatgatgagggtgctatggAGGTGTgaacctagttgagatgcccaAGTACATCCCAGATCCATAGTTACatgtctcattattattatattaatattaataaagaggcgGTCTCCTTTTATAAGGAAAATAGTAAATCTAAAATCCAGGAGTACATTACTCTTCCCTAATACACACACATGCATATATACATATCATGCGTTAATCGATAGATTATTCACTAGTAACTACATCAGTTTGAAAGTCTATGAAAGCAGATCCAAAGTTGAGAAGAAATATGTGCATGAATATGACATGTTCCACACATGTAACACTATTAAAACAATTCTAACTCACTTCATTGGAGATAAAGTGTCCTCTGGATAGCCGAATGGCGCTCCTGTTTCGTCAATTTGCTCTTCAAAACAATGCTTTTACTTCAGCTTAAATGGTCTAAATGCAACAGCTTAAGATAGAATAGACATAGCCGTAATTAAAAAACTAGTTAGAAAATCACGTTTATTTTCAAAGTCACCAGATTTCTCTAATGTTTCTATGTTGTAGAGGGTTGGAACTGGGTCTTTCATGAAATGAGACCGCACCGTTGAAGTATTGGCCTCTGTAACAAAACATCATGAAAGAATATCAACAGGTAATTAATCATCAACTAAACAACAGAGAATAAGGAACACAGAAAAAAATCGGTGGCTTTCTGATCAAAcatcacttttttctttggacaAAAAAGAGTTCAtgtattgttcttttttccatttcttttagttAGGAACAAAGTCCACTCTCACAAACTAACACCACAAATTAAACTCCAGATCAAATATCACAAATTAAACTGCTCTGTATAGTAGATGCACGTCCTTTTACCTATACTAAATTATATGATCACTCGTTGAAATATCTGATTAACTTCAAGCATTCCATTAAGAAGAACACAGTATATTTTGCTGAGAATCAAAACTTGTGGGACAAGGATTAACAAACCaggaaaaatgattttatgtTAGCTTTGCGTACTAGTCTAATCTCTATAGAATGCAACTGTGAAACCGTTATATGGGAGTGCATGTGCAATGGAAAAATTCCTTAGTTTCTACTTTCAAATGctttaggaaaaaaaacacgAACAATAAGTTCTGTGCTTCAATGCAATAGTTTTGCAATTTACCGATGGCATCTTTGTCCTTTTGAGGAATTGTTGATAAATTTAGGAGACTTATAATATCCAATGACCGATGCTCTTTTTGTTCCCTGCCTGTGTCAGCTGCATCATGCCAATTCTCTGAGCCAGAGGACAGTTGCTGTCGCCTTTTTCTTTGCTCAAAATATTGCTTTTGTCTTGATAATAGAAAAGTTTTTAGAGAAGTTGAGAAATTAGAGATTAGGTAGCTGATGATGCAGATGTCCTGGTATTAGCATTTATGCGTTCTAATTTATCCATCTCTATTTCCAAAACaacatatttatcaaattctatatCTGAGAATGAcgtgaaaattacaaaagaaataataaatgcaGAACTGCagaaaattgagaatttactaattattttacCTGTTTTGTGTGGATTTCCTTGACTGAATGGTTCCCCATCATGCgattatcaaattaatcatGCAAAAGGAGAAATATTGTgaatcataataaaaatttagccctattttaagagtaattttaaacaatgagAGGTAGATACAACTACAGTGGAAGGAACTTATATGAATTATTACTCAAGAACCGAAGGATTAAACAAATGGGAGCACATGCCGTTGGATGTAAATCTACTAGTTTGCGGCCTAACTATGTGACAATGCATGACTCACAAAAGAGCACATtagaaggagaagaaataaaCTTTATCTGACTAGAGCCTGCACGACCTGCTTATATCACAAAGCCATGCACCGAAACAGACACTTGTTTTTTGAAGTGAAAAAGCCACCgagttataaacttttattcattcatttaattctgtacattttagtttcttcatAAAGCGCCTGTAGATAGATTGTTTCTAAGTAGAAAGCTAGctgaagaagagaagggagaGGAAACAAAAACGACATTGAGCGTGCTAGTTGTTACTTCTTGGCTATATATAATCATTCGAACTGTTAATTAGTAATAAACGGAAAAGTTTGATCATGAGGTTTCATGAATAATAGTTAggatttgaaaggaaaaacaaacagGCTAGgctaataaaagaaaaacactgaTCAATTGCAATCAATTTAAGTAAGGTTTGTTGAAGTTACAGTTACCGTTGTAACTTTCCGCCTGGAACCTCCCATCCATTGcaacattttgaaatgaagCTAAGTTACTGAGCTAATGGATTGTTTGAGGAAACGAAAACCATTATCAGAAGGGAAACGGCTTCATGAACCATGACTCATTGATACAAGATACTGAGCTAAtggattctttttcttaacattCGTTCAACTCGCTTTTCTTTGGCACTATTAAAGCCAATCCGAGGAGCGACTGAAAACACGAAAAAATAACGAGTAGAATTGTAAATTTCTGGAAAgtttaagaagaagaatctaCACTTTTTGCAGCAATTTCAAATGTGAGCGATGACGAACAAAATAGCTTCAAACTAAAAATGGTACTCAAATGAATTCAAGGGCACAAACAATTTCTCATTCTCAAAGAATACTCAAGTCAGTAACGTACGTCTCAATATGGATAGCTCTGGTAATTCAAGTctgaaaaaaaacttaaagaaTATCATCCATGGTGAAAGAAGGAGACGATCGGAGAACAGAATGTTACCTGAAGGCAATGAATCGAGAAATGCTTAGATTATTGGATTGTAAATGGTGATCATGCCTTTGGCCGAAACGGCTCTTCGCAAGAAGCGAAGTTCTTGGCGCGAAGAGGACGGCGAGTTATGAactgaaatataaatatatttcgAATAAAGTCggaggaaaaaataaatgaattaattaataaaaaagtacataaacgacaaaattaataatattaaataacatatattaatGGTAGagttacttttaaatttactattttttaatttataaaatatagttacATTCAATTCAAATTGATTCATGTaaagaaacattaaaaatatgagaTGAAATCACCACGTTCATCTGCTTCCCTAgtttgtttatgaaattttgattgagTTTCTACTGCtgcaatttttttccctttgctCGGATTTACACTCACTATCCAAAATAGACattgcaaaatggaaaaagCGAAAGTAAAATTATGAAAGGGTGAGAATTTTGCATATGTTTGAATCGTAACTAACCAATAAATCTAATTCTtcttagaaaagaaaacccattAAAACCTAAGGTATAATGAGTATATGCTGACAAACAAACGGTAGAGTGGAAAGAGACATATATAGATTTCAACACAGCAGAGATGAAGATGAGATTACCATTATTTGTGGGATTAAACATGTGATTGTAGGGacatatttgtaataaaaaactaGGGAGGAAATCCGTCTCCCTTCCTTCATGATACACAAGATTTATCGCTCCACTCAAATGCCCGACCACACTTGCTATTGCCTCTCTCAATTGCCACCTTCACTACCGTCATGCCACATTTTGCTGAAATCATAGGAGAGatttttgttattctctctctaACTGCTTCTACCTCTCTCTCTACCGTCATATGAGGTTTATGtgtcatttcatttttttttttgtttgttaatgtAATCTCtcattttgttctctttttatttattttaaatttgtataagttgtaaaacaaaattaaatctattttatatTCGGTGaagattgaattattttgatgagaaattttaaaataaatttcatttggaTAATAGGTTTaggaaatgaaaaagtaaGGAAATGACAGaattgaatttagttttaagATGAAGGCGTaatgttcattttctttctcgcaatagaaaaagaaaaaaggtaaaaacaAGTCAAAACTAACTCCGTATTCTTCCTGGTACGCACGACCCCGCCCCCCACTCCCCAGAAATTTATCTCATTCGACGCACTCTCTCTCACGCTCAACAAACTCGCCTGTGATTCCCAGCTACACGCCGCCGTTCGAAGCCATCCGAGCAACAGTTTTCGCTGCAGTTCTTGCCGTCGCTCGTGATGCTCTGCCGCTGAGATCTGCAAGTCACACGTGTGCGAAGTTCTTTCGTCGCTTATTCCAGCCACCAATTTTATTCGATCGCGTTGCCATCGGGCAGCTGCGTGTTGTCTGGCGTCGAGTCCCCGTTCCTACAGGTGGTCATCGGAAAATTTTCTCTTGTGGATTGGGCAAGAACTTGTTTGAGGTGAGCAGGATTGACCGGACAGACCAGAAAATCGAGCCGGCCGACCAAATCAAACCAAAGTCGGTCGAAAATGAGAGGggttgaaattttcaaaaaatatttcaaagtaaattttgGTGACTTCAGTTGCGATATTTAATTGGAGTTAGGAAGTGATTTTTGGACTTAAGTTTGGCTTAAGTCGTGGGTACCTTTTATGCAAAGAGTTTATATATGAAGGCTTGATGGATGTAGGATAAAATCTATGCTAAAAATAAGCTATCTTGGAATAATTCAATCTGAGGAGTGAAAGATTAGGGTCATAAAATAGCTTGAGTTGATGATATAGAACGTTTTGGGGATAGTTGTGTCATCTGGACATGTGAGGATAACTTTGTGGCCTTAATCATTGTTTTCAGTTCAAACCAAAGCAGGCAAAGCTTATAATTCTAGAGAATTGAGTCGTTGATAGTAAGTGGCTTATTTCCAAgcattttcattataaatctatatatgttattatagTATGCTATGATTGTGAAAGTTACTAGTTTGATTGTTTTATGAACTATGTGTTAGAAATGTTTTCGAATATGATTGAAAATGACTTGGATGGTTTGAATGAAATGTTATTCTAAAAGACGACTAAAGATTCAAAATGACTTTATGTGTTTCCGACCATGTTTGACGcttttaaacatgaaatatgTGATTTTTATGAAAGAAAGTTGGTGACTTCCCTCAAGGGTACACGAATATGTTTCCGTAGTGCCCCACTTATGGTTGTCAGGGGATTTTGACCACAAGCTTTTGATTGAAAACTTCGATGAATTGGGCTTTCTGATCTTGAACCTTTCTTAGTATCCTAAAAGTTTAGTCAGGTTTCTCTCACTTTTAAATGAGTTTGATGTCTGCCATTGATGTGATTTGGCAGAACTAGGAACCATCAATCCATGACTTTGATTTGATGAGTGTTTGTTGGAGTCTTCTTCGTGTTTGTATCTCTTGCTGAGAATTTATGCAATTGTCTTTGTTGATTGTGAAGATGATTAAGCTTTACTCTTTAATTTTAGGAAGAGAGGAATTTCCTCcctagtttttttgttttgtttcaaatatgcCCATCCTGTCATGTGAGAGTCACGTGTGTAATACTGAGTTCAAGGTGTTTTTATAACTGTTAAAAATTAGTGGGTTTGGTCCAAGAAAAGATTTACCCtaatttcctttccttttttatcacAAGTTTGctatcatttattttctcgtatcttttgtttttatgagaaaataataagaaagtcATTGTGGTTTTTCTTCCGGTACTCGGGTTTTCACGTAACTTGgtgtctattttcttttaccgTTTTTAATAGTAACCAATGAGGGTGTTTGCAAAAATTTTCCAaactattgttattattattaacttgGTCTAGTCTTTTCTACTACCTTGTGTCCGTATATCAGTTAAGAAAGACAATTGTCTGGCTTTGGCTTAGAGAACTAACTGTTGGGCTGCTGCGTCATCTAGCTTTGGTTCTTGGTTTTCAGATGGATAACAAGACTCTGTACAATGCTAGAATTGCTAGTAGTTGGAGGAGACATGAGCTAGGATTTCTGATTCTCTatgcattattattttacttctttatCATTCGCCATTCCCTTCAGCTTTCGCGAGGTACTcagttttatctttttctgttttagcGTTTCATATTTCTCTGTTATACTGCTAAATTTCATCATTTCCTTTTTCGTGTTATGCTCTTTTTGATTAACAGAACACTATGTCAAACTCTATGGCCTGCGTTCTGGTTGGATCTTTCCTCCCCGACTCAATGTGTGTATTTTATCTCgttttctattgtttgttgttgttttctttgtttgttttaactAGGGTTTTTTAACCCTCGAAGAAGTGAAGCTTTGTGTTGTTTCAAAAATTTCATGGTAGGATTTATCAGATGCCCAGTGGAGAAACTTTCGAGGAAATCTGCCCATTCTAACCACTGTTTTCCTAATTTACGCTTTGGGGGCAAATTTTTTGAGATCCCGGTTTCTTCTAAGGGCTAAAGGAATGTCAATTATCTGgcttataatttctttcactTACCTTTTGTATCTCCATGAAGCTTGGTATTTCCTCAAGACAACTTGATAATACTGTTTGTACATtaaactatttctttttcttttttaaatattaaccaCATGTACCTGTTTCTCCCTCCTTTATACAGTGTGATATTCATCATCTCAATTGCCTCACTCAATTTTCTTATCGTTAAGGTTTATACCTTTCCCTATACATTTatctgtttattatttatcttttttagaaagaagcaaaaattttcattgattcatttaaagaaactaattttaaaaaatacaagatacAATATATCACAACgaaagaaaatattacaaatgatgacaaaacaacatttaaaccaagaaaataaaagcatgccaattcaaccaaattttatgaatgaaaatattagCAAAAGACTTAGATAAAGATTGCTAGGAAGAGGCTTGAAAATGAGCAAAGTCCAAACAATTTGACCAAGGGGTTACTTTATCCTGAATAACTTATTAAACATGCAATTCATTTAGATTCATTGATTTCAAAGAAGGTCGCAAACTTGGAATaagatattgttttttaatgtCATTGTTTAGAATGTAGGTGCATAATGAATACATTATGATGAAATTTGCACTCAGTTAAGctgattttgtttggtttagaTTATGAATTGATGAATAATGCCTATGAACTATGATGTCGTCTTTATTACTTATGTCTCTTTCTCAGTTTTAAAAGGCCTTGGAGAAACTGCCGTTTGTCAACCACTTTTCCCTAATTTAGACTAAAGTCTAGagtagattcttgaatcatcAATATAGGTATTTGGAATCGGGAAGAACACTAAAATCAGCTCTTCAAAAGTCCTgatcaaatttaaagatattaaTGCATTGTATCATTTTGGGAAGCTTTGGACAATGGAGACCATCCAACactaatttctaaaattttatcttttggaCAAGGTATCCAGAGGGATAATTTTAGGCCTCCAGGGATTGTGTTTACATTCGGGAATGTAAGCATGAGGCAAGATGTGAGGGAGGGAAGTTTGCCTTTGTTAGTTGGTTTGGTTCCTGTAAGTTGAGTTGTGCACCTTTTCATTTGACAAATGGTAAACACCAAGGATGTAGGGTTCTGCTAATTTATCCTACATATTctttagtttatgttttggTTTATATTGCAATCACCAGCGGCGGTGACAGCCGACGGGGATTGCCATTGATGCTAGAAGGAGAAGAtggaaggagaaggagaaataagagagagaaaaagaagaaaaaataaaacatgtttCTTAAagtacaataattaaaaattagattcatttttaataaaaaacaggTGTTATGTTGGCTTAAGTAAAAAACTGATAGAGGGACAAAAAATGCTACCACGTGCAAATCtcaagtaaaatttttaagtttgagaAGTCAGAGACCCAAATGCAATTTAAATCGAACTTTTTGATAAGAGGTACCTGTGCTATTGTGGACTTCCTTTTCAAGCTTGTCAATATTGATGTTTGCCATTGGTCATTTTATGGATATGATTGTAATCTTTGctagttctttttttattgaactTCATGCAGATTTTTGCTCGAAcaaagttctttttatatcTACTCTGGACTTTCAACTTATATTTCCTTCTTTCTAATCGTGTATACGAAGGTTATTCATTCTCAAC
This DNA window, taken from Cucumis sativus cultivar 9930 chromosome 6, Cucumber_9930_V3, whole genome shotgun sequence, encodes the following:
- the LOC105435791 gene encoding uncharacterized protein LOC105435791 isoform X1, which gives rise to MLQWMGGSRRKVTTSRKSTQNRQKQYFEQRKRRQQLSSGSENWHDAADTGREQKEHRSLDIISLLNLSTIPQKDKDAIEANTSTVRSHFMKDPVPTLYNIETLEKSGDFENKQQIDETGAPFGYPEDTLSPMNRNVSNDPNNGNTAKNKVDSQSEQGKISVEQSLSVFDLLGDDGMAVKYEGSPLKEAHVAFSVDGLGRVGTETPACSPQHASRSFSYGFSSHLERVRPWNPSKNTKVLDDFELEGDIKMHCDDGSLNYSFDMMDTCDNPKKKTPTKTHFRSVEDCKRNEHSSRTIFDGTDGERDGYGGGFNFLNDNFLGEMECDLFEKTHFNEIGSVPSDFLNYEKYDISGKAFGSPYLPKKRVAGATRIMDKFNLFDPVESSLKHHTYGYDYDLMADVKRNPKATRISDLQDKTHQRDWFCSMEDDVTDNFSLLSEESCSTSAVRGEPFDSTPLNSNPKQSMRRAMDDDAGPGNSYSVNSIYSRDPHYKIKDEEPKKYVRESNSSKSNPVHHTNSPFMEKPQTFKTWSFEKEFNFSSPCQRPVADCPFRGSMPWNEYPCTESSLPESSFTNKHVETVPRPSSTPISKRPSFHPSNIATAVLECNPCSNSKFVRTYTSMTETTSSHGEDQISPVLSAQGSVGTCEKSGSKAPSLGSEKVDFHEDKCNRIRSKVCVEDTNEDWLDDSNLERKNCDSIRNETENESPAVENLEASHDSDLVINGGKTNKFNPDDKVSVPYSKEEKEVEDVKVEGRKRRSKSCNMVDSSSQVMMLESYVLQLLFVQKVLLKQASSQDFIKRA
- the LOC105435791 gene encoding uncharacterized protein LOC105435791 isoform X6, whose amino-acid sequence is MLQWMGGSRRKVTTSRKSTQNRQKQYFEQRKRRQQLSSGSENWHDAADTGREQKEHRSLDIISLLNLSTIPQKDKDAIEANTSTVRSHFMKDPVPTLYNIETLEKSGDFENKQQIDETGAPFGYPEDTLSPMNRNVSNDPNNGNTAKNKVDSQSEQGKISVEQSLSVFDLLGDDGMAVKYEGSPLKEAHVAFSVDGLGRVGTETPACSPQHASRSFSYGFSSHLERVRPWNPSKNTKVLDDFELEGDIKMHCDDGSLNYSFDMMDTCDNPKKKTPTKTHFRSVEDCKRNEHSSRTIFDGTDGERDGYGDPVESSLKHHTYGYDYDLMADVKRNPKATRISDLQDKTHQRDWFCSMEDDVTDNFSLLSEESCSTSAVRGEPFDSTPLNSNPKQSMRRAMDDDAGPGNSYSVNSIYSRDPHYKIKDEEPKKYVRESNSSKSNPVHHTNSPFMEKPQTFKTWSFEKEFNFSSPCQRPVADCPFRGSMPWNEYPCTESSLPESSFTNKHVETVPRPSSTPISKRPSFHPSNIATAVLECNPCSNSKFVRTYTSMTETTSSHGEDQISPVLSAQGSVGTCEKSGSKAPSLGSEKVDFHEDKCNRIRSKVCVEDTNEDWLDDSNLERKNCDSIRNETENESPAVENLEASHDSDLVINGGKTNKFNPDDKVSVPYSKEEKEVEDVKVEGRKRRSKSCNMVDSSSQVMMLESYVLQLLFVQKVLLKQASSQDFIKRA
- the LOC105435791 gene encoding uncharacterized protein LOC105435791 isoform X2 produces the protein MLQWMGGSRRKVTTSRKSTQNRQKQYFEQRKRRQQLSSGSENWHDAADTGREQKEHRSLDIISLLNLSTIPQKDKDAIEANTSTVRSHFMKDPVPTLYNIETLEKSGDFENKQQIDETGAPFGYPEDTLSPMKNVSNDPNNGNTAKNKVDSQSEQGKISVEQSLSVFDLLGDDGMAVKYEGSPLKEAHVAFSVDGLGRVGTETPACSPQHASRSFSYGFSSHLERVRPWNPSKNTKVLDDFELEGDIKMHCDDGSLNYSFDMMDTCDNPKKKTPTKTHFRSVEDCKRNEHSSRTIFDGTDGERDGYGGGFNFLNDNFLGEMECDLFEKTHFNEIGSVPSDFLNYEKYDISGKAFGSPYLPKKRVAGATRIMDKFNLFDPVESSLKHHTYGYDYDLMADVKRNPKATRISDLQDKTHQRDWFCSMEDDVTDNFSLLSEESCSTSAVRGEPFDSTPLNSNPKQSMRRAMDDDAGPGNSYSVNSIYSRDPHYKIKDEEPKKYVRESNSSKSNPVHHTNSPFMEKPQTFKTWSFEKEFNFSSPCQRPVADCPFRGSMPWNEYPCTESSLPESSFTNKHVETVPRPSSTPISKRPSFHPSNIATAVLECNPCSNSKFVRTYTSMTETTSSHGEDQISPVLSAQGSVGTCEKSGSKAPSLGSEKVDFHEDKCNRIRSKVCVEDTNEDWLDDSNLERKNCDSIRNETENESPAVENLEASHDSDLVINGGKTNKFNPDDKVSVPYSKEEKEVEDVKVEGRKRRSKSCNMVDSSSQVMMLESYVLQLLFVQKVLLKQASSQDFIKRA